One window of Trifolium pratense cultivar HEN17-A07 linkage group LG5, ARS_RC_1.1, whole genome shotgun sequence genomic DNA carries:
- the LOC123887317 gene encoding uridine kinase-like protein 1, chloroplastic: MESSGAHFYRWHPSSSSSPSSSPTEIPSSNIFIIGVSGGTASGKTTVCDMIIQQLQDHRVVLVNQDSFYRGLTNDECKRVHEYNFDHPDAFDTEQLVETLIKLKSGQSVQVPIYDFKLHQRASDRHRQVNASDVIIMEGILVFHEQRVRDMMNMKIFVDADPDVRLGRRIKRDTVDRGRDVHSVLEQYAKFVKPAFDDFILPTKKYADIIIPRGGDNHVAIDLIVQHIRTKLGQHNLCKIYPNLNVIQSTFQTRGMHTLIRDKEISKHDFVFYSDRLIRLVVEHGLGYLPFTEKQVTTPTGSIYIGVDFCKKLCGVSVIRSGESMENALRACCKGIKIGKILIHRDRDETQLIYEKLPKDISERHVLLMDPVLGTGNSASQAIELLIKKGVPESRIIFLNLVSAPEGIHCVCKLFPQLKVVTSEIEEGLNDQFRVIPGLGEFGDRYFGTDDS, encoded by the exons ATGGAATCCTCCGGTGCGCATTTCTACCGTTGGCATCCTTCATCCTcctcttctccttcttcttctccAACCGAAATACCTTCCAGTAACATCTTCATAATCG GTGTCTCTGGAGGTACTGCATCGGGGAAAACTACAGTGTGTGATATGATTATTCAACAGCTGCAAGATCACAGAGTTGTTCTCGTCAATCAG gaTTCGTTCTATCGTGGTTTAACAAATGATGAGTGCAAACGCGTTCATGAGTATAATTTTGATCATCCTG ATGCATTTGATACAGAGCAACTTGTAGAAACACTCATCAAGCTTAAATCTGGACAGTCAGTTCAGGTTCCTATTTATGATTTTAAGCTCCACCAGAGAGCTTCTGATAGACACCGACAG GTTAATGCATCTGATGTAATCATTATGGAGGGTATATTGGTTTTTCATGAACAACGTGTCCGCGACATGATGAATATGAAGATATTTGTTGATGCAG ATCCGGATGTAAGGCTTGGCCGCAGAATAAAACGAGATACTGTTGACAGGGGTAGAGATGTGCACTCTGTACTAGAACAG TATGCTAAATTTGTTAAGCCTGCCTTCGATGATTTTATTCTTCCAACCAAAAAGTATGCGGACATAATCATACCTCGTGGGGGAGATAATCATGTAGCAATTGACTTGATCGTTCAACATATCCGCACTAAGCTTGGGCAGCATAACCTTTGTAAGATATATCCAAATTTGAATGTTATACAGTCTACTTTCCAG ACTAGAGGCATGCACACTCTTATCCGTGATAAGGAAATATCAAAGCAtgactttgttttttattcagATAGGCTAATTCGTTTG GTAGTGGAACATGGTCTCGGTTACTTGCCATTTACAGAGAAACAAGTTACCACACCTACAG GATCAATTTATATTGGAGTCGATTTTTGTAAGAAATTGTGTGGAGTATCTGTTATTAGAAG TGGTGAAAGCATGGAAAATGCTCTCCGTGCATGCTGTAAAggaataaaaataggaaaaattcTCATCCATCGAGACCGTGATGAAACTCAG CTTATTTATGAGAAGCTCCCTAAAGATATTTCAGAGAGACATGTTCTTCTCATGGACCCAGTACTTGGTACAG GCAACAGTGCCAGCCAAGCAATCGAGCTTCTTATAAAAAAGGGAGTTCCAGAGTCACGGATAATTTTCCTCAATCTAGTCTCT gctCCCGAGGGAATACATTGTGTATGTAAACTTTTTCCGCAACTGAAAGTTGTCACTTCCGAGATTGAAGAAGGACTAAATGACCAGTTTCGTGTCATTCCTGGATTGGGAGAATTTGGTGACCGGTATTTTGGTACAGACGACTCCTAA
- the LOC123887314 gene encoding SWI/SNF complex component SNF12 homolog, producing the protein MNNNNNPPKIPATAQPSFLGSSSIAVNPPQPIHLLTQSHPQTQGSSSTFPGHFQLSQPQPHVIAQQQPQFPNPRSHPQTQLQQQQQKQQQSVSQMHINNNTNVASPATAATTTTAAATTTTSAKRAHQKSSSRPQGSPSGNQTSAFKTMELTPAPLRKKRNLQENLIPEKVAKLVPESAIYTRLLELEAQIDAVLNRKKIDVQEAVKNPHSVRKTLRVYVYNTFSNQTKLDSGKVGGVEEPSWSLRLTGRILEEVGKDSVVGGVSKKESLYPKFSAFFKKITVYLDQGFYPDNHVMVWDSARSSVQQDGFEVKRKGDKEFTAVIRLTMNYSPEKFMVSTPLAKVLGIEFDTRPRIMAALWNYVKFRKLQSPNDPSFFMCDASLQKVFGEEKMKFSLASQKISQHLSQPQPIHLEHKIKLSGNCPAGTACYDVQVDVPLPLQKDMSAFLTSMESHKEIDAFDEVICTSVKKIHEHLRRRAFLLGFSQSPAEFINALIVSQGKDLKLVAGDASHNAEKEQRSEFYNQPWVEDAVIRYLNRKSARTDAP; encoded by the exons atgaacaataacaataatcCACCCAAGATTCCGGCGACGGCGCAACCGTCGTTTTTAGGCAGTTCATCAATCGCCGTTAACCCACCACAACCAATTCATCTTCTCACTCAGTCTCATCCCCAAACTCAAGGTTCTTCTTCAACATTCCCCGGTCACTTTCAGCTATCACAACCTCAACCCCATGTCATTGCACAACAACAACCACAATTTCCAAACCCTCGTTCTCACCCTCAAACCCAACTACAACAACAGCAGCAGAAGCAGCAACAATCTGTTAGCCAAATGCATATTAACAATAACACTAATGTGGCTTCTCCTGCAACTGCGGCGACAACTACTACTGCTGCTGCTACAACTACTACATCTGCAAAGCGTGCACATCAGAAGTCGAGTTCGCGTCCACAAGGTTCACCGAGTGGTAATCAAACATCTGCTTTTAAGACTATGGAGTTAACTCCTGCTCCTTTAAGGAAAAAGAGGAATTTACAGGAGAATTTAATACCGGAAAAAGTGGCTAAGCTTGTGCCCGAGTCTGCGATTTATACTCGGTTacttgaacttgaggctcagatagatgctgttttaaataggaAAAAGATTGATGTGCAGGAGGCTGTTAAGAATCCTCATTCCGTTAGGAAAACTCTCCGTGTTTATGTGTATAATACATTTTCAAATCAGACAAAATTGGATTCTGGGAAGGTTGGTGGTGTGGAGGAGCCTTCTTGGTCGCTTAGGCTAACGGGAAGGATATTGGAAGAAGTTGGTAAGGATTCTGTTGTGGGAGGGGTTTCGAAAAAGGAAAGTTTGTACCCAAAGTTTTCGGCTTTCTTTAAGAAAATTACGGTGTACTTGGATCAGGGATTCTACCCGGATAATCATGTTATGGTATGGGATAGTGCTCGTTCGTCTGTACAACAGGATGGTTTTGAGGTGAAGAGGAAAGGAGACAAAGAATTTACTGCAGTTATTAGGTTAACAATGAATTACTCGCCTGAGAAGTTTATGGTTTCAACACCGTTGGCTAAAGTTTTAGGGATTGAGTTTGATACCCGTCCTAGGATAATGGCAGCTCTATGGAACTATGTGAAATTCAGGAAGCTACAGAGCCCGAATGACCCTTCGTTCTTCATGTGTGATGCTTCTCTCCAAAAAGTGTTTggggaagaaaaaatgaaattttcattGGCTTCACAGAAGATATCACAGCATTTGTCACAACCACAGCCTATACACCTGGAGCATAAAATCAAGCTTTCTGGAAATTGTCCTGCTGGAACTGCGTGTTATGATGTGCAGGTTGATGTGCCTCTTCCACTACAGAAAGATATGTCGGCATTCTTAACAAGTATGGAGAGTCACAAAGAAATTGATGCTTTTGATGAAGTGATTTGTACGTCCGTAAAGAAGATCCATGAGCATCTTAGGAGACGAGCTTTCCTTCTTGGCTTTAGTCAGTCTCCAGCAGAGTTTATTAATGCCTTGATAGTTTCTCAGGGTAAGGATTTAAAGCTTGTTGCCGGAGATGCCAGCCATAATGCCGAAAAGGAACAGCGTTCTGAATTCTACAATCAACCATG GGTTGAGGATGCTGTCATTCGCTATCTGAACCGGAAAAGTGCTCGAACTGATGCTCCTTGA
- the LOC123887318 gene encoding putative calcium-binding protein CML19, whose product MMSPNMEFERVLSYFDEDGDGKISPNELRSRMMKIGGEFQLKEAEIAIEALDSDGDGLLCLEDLIRLMKSGGEEEKLKDLREAFEMYVSEECGFITPKSLKRMLKKLGDSKSIEECKLMIGKFDLDGDGVLSFQEFRIMME is encoded by the coding sequence ATGATGAGTCCTAACATGGAATTTGAGCGGGTTCTTAGTTATTTTGATGAGGATGGTGACGGAAAGATTTCGCCGAACGAGTTAAGGAGTAGAATGATGAAGATTGGTGGAGAGTTTCAATTAAAAGAAGCGGAAATCGCTATTGAGGCATTGGATTCTGATGGTGATGGATTATTGTGTTTGGAGGATTTGATAAGGCTTATGAAATCAGGAGGAGAGGAAGAGAAATTGAAGGATTTGAGAGAAGCTTTTGAAATGTATGTTAGTGAAGAGTGTGGGTTCATAACACCAAAGAGTTTGAAGAGGATGTTGAAAAAATTAGGGGATTCTAAGTCTATTGAGGAATGTAAATTGATGATTGGTAAGTTTGATTTGGATGGGGATGGTGTTCTTAGTTTTCAAGAATTCAGAATCATGATggagtga
- the LOC123887315 gene encoding conserved oligomeric Golgi complex subunit 2: MADPIPAHHRSATNLFSDPLDSHPLWFKPASFLSPDFDSESYISELRTFVPFDTLRSELNNYLSSLNHELIDLINRDYTDFVNLSTKLVDVDAAVVRMRAPLVELREKIEQFRGSVDVSLVAIKNGLKQRSEAASARETLELLLDTFHVVSKVEKLIKELPSVPSDWSNGDVNLYDKNSLSNGVSVQPVENGTSVRETQSMLLERIASEMNRLKFYVTHAKDLPFIENMEKRIQNASLLVDASLGHCFVDGLEHRDATAIYNCLRAYAAIDNTKNAEETFRVTVVAPLIQKIIPHGPLAVAAGSSGDGLENDYQLIKECIYKDCKFLLDISSAENSGLHVFDFLANSILKEVLFAIQKGKPGAFSPGRPTEFLKNYKSSLEFLACLEGYCPSRSAVAKFRSEAIYTEFMKQWNLGVYFSLRFQEIAGSLDSVLTTSSLVPVQSLDPSEANYQDLTLKQSVTLLESLRLCWREDVLVLSCSDKFLRLSLQLLSRYSNWLSSGLTARKNHNTSTGTGREWAVSAVIDDFIFVIHDIRCLEEHVHGDYLQHVVQALSSCSPDVLESVRQSILQSGQSLKSLEPLVIKAVVESLVEKSVEDLRQMKGITATYRMTNKPLPVRHSPYVAGVLRPLKTFLDGERTSRYLASETKKEILLCAATEITDRYYELASDLVSVARKTESSLQKIRQSAQRRAGASSDIADNNVSEPDKMCMQLFLDIQEYARNLAALGVEAVNIASYRSLWQCVAPADKQNTIKL, from the exons ATGGCGGATCCAATCCCAGCGCATCACAGATCCGCCACCAACCTCTTCTCCGATCCACTCGACTCCCACCCTCTATGGTTCAAACCCGCATCATTCCTCTCCCCTGATTTCGATTCCGAATCCTATATTTCCGAACTCCGAACCTTCGTCCCCTTCGATACTCTCCGTTCAGAGCTTAACAACTATCTCTCATCCCTAAATCACGAACTCATTGATCTCATCAATCGCGATTACACTGATTTCGTTAATCTTAGTACTAAGCTTGTCGATGTTGATGCTGCTGTGGTGCGGATGCGAGCACCGCTCGTTGAACTTCGAGAGAAGATCGAACAGTTTAGAGGATCTGTTGATGTTTCGCTTGTTGCTATAAAGAATGGTTTGAAGCAAAGATCTGAAGCTGCTTCTGCGAGAGAGACTTTGGAGCTTCTTCTTGATACGTTTCATGTGGTTTCCAAG GTTGAGAAACTAATAAAGGAGCTGCCTAGTGTACCTTCAGACTGGTCAAATGGAGACGTGAATTTGTACGACAAAAATTCATTGAGCAATGGCGTTTCTGTGCAGCCTGTTGAGAATGGGACAAGTGTTAGAGAGACACAAAGTATGTTGCTGGAAAGAATTGCCAGTGAGATGAACCGACTAAAGTTCTATGTTACACATGCAAag GACCTGCCTTTTATTGAGAATATGGAGAAGAGGATTCAAAATGCAAGCCTATTAGTAGATGCAAGCTTGGGACATTGCTTTGTTGATGGTCTAGAGCACCGGGATGCAACTGCAATTTACAATTGCTTACGTGCATATGCTGCCATTGATAACACCAAGAATGCAGAAGAAACTTTCCGAGTCACTGTTGTGGCTCCATTGATACAGAAGATTATCCCACATGGGCCATTGGCTGTGGCTGCTGGTTCATCTGGGGATGGGCTTGAAAATgattatcaattaattaagGAGTGCATTTATAAAGACTGCAAATTTTTATTGGATATTTCTTCAGCCG AAAATTCAGGTTTGCACGTATTTGACTTCTTGGCTAATTCAATCCTTAAAGAGGTTCTCTTTGCTATTCAGAAGGGAAAACCAGGTGCATTTTCTCCTGGAAGACCAACAGAGTTCTTGAAAAATTACAAATCAAGCTTGGAGTTCTTGGCTTGTCTAGAAG GCTATTGTCCGTCCAGGTCTGCTGTTGCTAAATTTCGATCCGAAGCAATCTATACCGAGTTCATGAAGCAATGGAATCTTGGAGTATATTTTTCTTTGAG GTTTCAGGAAATAGCAGGGTCTTTAGATTCTGTGCTGACAACATCCAGTCTTGTCCCTGTTCAAAGTTTAGATCCCAGCGAAGCAAATTATCAAGACTTAACACTAAAACAAAGTGTAACACTGTTGGAGAGTTTGAGATTGTGCTGGAGAGAAGATGTTCTTGTCCTTTCTTGTTCCGACAAGTTCCTTCGCCTATCCTTGCAGCTTCTTTCTAG ATACTCAAATTGGCTGTCATCTGGACTGACTGCACGCAAGAATCATAATACAAGCACCGGCACCGGGCGCGAATGGGCCGTTTCAGCTGTCATAGATGACTTTATCTTT GTTATTCATGATATAAGATGCTTGGAGGAGCATGTTCATGGTGATTACTTACAACATGTGGTTCAGGCGTTATCTTCCTGCTCCCCCGATGTTCTTGAATCAGTAAGGCAGAGCATTTTACAAAGTGGTCAATCCTTGAAATCTTTAGAACCTTTGGTCATCAAAGCAGTGGTGGAGTCACTGGTGGAAAAATCAGTCGAG GACTTGAGACAGATGAAGGGGATAACAGCAACTTACAGGATGACTAATAAGCCTCTACCTGTTAGGCATTCACCATATGTTGCGGGAGTATTACGTCCCCTAAAG ACTTTTTTGGATGGGGAAAGAACCTCTAGATATTTGGCAAGTGAAACCAAGAAAGAAATACTCCTTTGTGCTGCAACTGAGATTACTGACCGTTATTATGAATTAGCTTCCGACCTTGTTAGTGTG GCAAGAAAGACAGAGTCTTCTCTTCAGAAAATTAGGCAGAGTGCTCAGAGACGAGCCGGGGCAAGTTCAGACATCGCCGATAATAATGTTTCTGAACCTGACAAAATGTGTATGCAGTTGTTCCTTGATATTCAG GAGTATGCCCGTAACCTAGCTGCCCTAGGGGTTGAAGCAGTTAATATTGCATCCTATCGTTCATTATGGCAGTGTGTGGCTCCAGCAGATAAGCAGAACACAATTAAATTATAA